Proteins from a single region of Nitrososphaerota archaeon:
- a CDS encoding AsnC family transcriptional regulator, whose product MDRVDVAILRWFLQGHQTAPFRPEVRPNISILSKRLGVSAETVRNRMRRLFETGVLNGVVGQPNPEVLGLQIAALGIQVPPETSRHKLARSLALVEGMQIVATHLDGMIGLVFFHEGGASLERKLKLVKTMSGATEAMFTEVVFPPCDLELKRADWEILAALRPDASQSYHELAKKTRLSARTVKRRLDRMVSGMALFTMALHETRAVSGSLEANVVVQYEPGADRSAADGAIMKVLEDNLFYAGVWARYSVYAISIPNLVAAEEAERKLMQIRGVKDAKASIIEERLELYDSLDQVISSKLRGPGSESRPPARSVAVVQRARKRPR is encoded by the coding sequence TTGGACAGGGTGGACGTTGCGATCCTCCGTTGGTTCCTGCAGGGACATCAGACGGCCCCCTTCCGGCCCGAGGTCCGCCCGAACATCAGCATCCTGTCGAAGAGGCTGGGGGTGTCAGCAGAGACGGTCAGGAACAGGATGCGCAGGTTGTTCGAGACAGGCGTCCTGAACGGGGTGGTGGGCCAGCCGAACCCGGAAGTCCTGGGGCTGCAGATAGCCGCCCTCGGGATCCAGGTCCCTCCGGAGACGTCGAGGCACAAGCTGGCGAGGAGCCTGGCGCTCGTGGAGGGGATGCAGATAGTCGCCACCCACCTCGACGGGATGATAGGGCTGGTGTTCTTCCACGAGGGAGGGGCGTCTCTGGAGAGGAAGCTGAAGCTGGTGAAGACGATGTCGGGGGCGACGGAGGCGATGTTCACCGAGGTGGTCTTCCCCCCATGCGACCTTGAGCTGAAGAGGGCGGACTGGGAGATACTCGCGGCGCTGAGGCCGGACGCATCGCAGTCATATCACGAGCTGGCGAAGAAGACGAGGCTGTCGGCGAGGACGGTCAAGAGGCGGCTGGACAGGATGGTGTCAGGGATGGCGCTGTTCACCATGGCGCTCCACGAGACGAGGGCCGTCAGCGGGAGCCTGGAGGCGAACGTCGTGGTGCAGTACGAGCCGGGGGCGGACCGCTCGGCCGCGGACGGGGCGATAATGAAGGTCCTGGAAGACAACCTGTTCTACGCCGGGGTGTGGGCCAGGTACAGCGTCTACGCCATCAGCATTCCCAACCTCGTCGCCGCGGAAGAGGCGGAGAGGAAGCTGATGCAGATACGCGGAGTGAAGGACGCGAAGGCGAGCATAATCGAAGAGAGGCTGGAGCTATACGACTCGCTGGACCAGGTGATCTCCTCGAAGCTCAGGGGCCCTGGGTCGGAGAGTCGGCCCCCGGCGCGCAGCGTCGCCGTGGTTCAGAGGGCGAGGAAGAGGCCGCGGTAG